Proteins encoded in a region of the Patescibacteria group bacterium genome:
- a CDS encoding four helix bundle protein, whose amino-acid sequence MEEIKNDNLILTLTLEFAIEIVKYCDSLEEKKKIVIARQLLKSGTSIGANVREAQNAESKSDFIHKFKIAAKEAEETEYWLLICKKSNGYPDPQFLMEKLTSIQKVITKIIVSSKK is encoded by the coding sequence ATGGAAGAGATCAAAAACGATAATTTGATTTTGACACTTACCCTTGAATTTGCAATTGAGATTGTGAAATATTGTGATTCTTTAGAAGAAAAGAAAAAAATTGTAATTGCCCGGCAACTTTTAAAATCAGGAACATCAATAGGAGCTAATGTTCGTGAAGCTCAAAATGCAGAAAGTAAATCTGATTTTATTCACAAATTCAAAATTGCAGCAAAAGAAGCTGAAGAAACCGAATATTGGTTGCTAATTTGTAAAAAATCGAATGGATACCCGGATCCACAATTCCTAATGGAAAAATTAACATCAATACAAAAAGTTATAACCAAAATAATAGTATCATCAAAAAAATAA